The window CCCAGCGTAGCCTCGGCGGGGTGAGTTAACGGAGCGGAGCAGGTCGCTAATGCCCGCGGCGAGTTGACTCACCCCCTGCCCCTCTCTCCGTTGGCTAACGGACAAAGAGGGGGAGCTTTTTTAAACCCTCTTTCCGCGAAGCGGAGAGAGGGTCGAACAGCGTAGCGCATTCGGGGTGAGTTAACGCCGCCCATTGTTATTCTTTATTTCTTTTCCTCCTAATTATCCCCTATATTTAAAGCAACGCTAATGGTTAACAAAAGCGGCACCTAATACTTGATTAAACCCTAAACCCCCACAGTTAAAAAATGACCCTGAACCCATCTGTAAAAATATTTCCGGTAAAATTTGTAACAACAATAATCGCCGATAATCATATATAACGCTATATAGCCAAGGTCTCATAAAGCTATAAGATTTGTGAGGGGCCCGCACCTTAAGGGCCCCGGTTAATTAAAAAAATTCATAAAAAAAATGTCTCAATCTATTTTGATCCAATTTTGGTGGGTATTCCCGCTGATTGCTGCCGTGCTATTGTACAAATTTGTACTGCGCGTATTTTTTGGTATGATCATCGTTCCGGATGACCGTATTGGTTTAGTAGTAAAAAAGTTTACCCTTTACGGGGATAAGCGCCTGCCCGATGGCCGTATCATCGCCATAAACGGCGAGGCCGGTATGCAGGCCAAACCGCTTGCACCGGGCCTGTACTGGGGTATGTGGCCATGGCAATATGCCATAACCATGGGCCAGTTTACCGTTGTTGAGCAGGATAAGCTTGGCCTGGTAAAAGCTAAAGACGGCGCGCCGATGGATACCGGCCGTGTGCTGGGTAAACCTGTCGACTGCGACAAGTTCCAGGATTCGCAGGCTTTTTTAGAAAACAACGGCCAAAAAGGTCCTCAAGCGGCTTTCTTAACGCCGGGTAGCTACCGTATCAACACTTTTCTGTTCGAGATTGTGATGGTGCCCATTACCAGCATACACGAAAACAAGGTGGGTATTGTTACCACGCTTGACGGCGAGCCTTTGGAAAAAGGCGAGATAGCCGGAGGCTCGGTTGCGGGCCACCGTAACTATCAAGACCCTATGGCCTTTATTAAGGCCGGCGGTAAAAAAGGCTTGCAGGAAGATGTGATACTGGCCGGTACCTATTACCTTAACCCATGGTTTGCCATTGTAGAGCAGGTAGAGATGGTGCACATACACATTGGTTATGTGGGTGTGGTCAACTCGTTTGTTGGCCCCGAGGGTAAGGATACCAGCGGTGTGGGCTTTACACATGGTAACATTGTTAAAAAAGGCGATAAAGGTGTTTGGGACGAGCCGCTTGACCCTGGTAAGCACCCGGTAAACATTTATACCCACACGGTAGAGATTGTGCCTACCACCAATATTGTACTTAACTGGGCCAATAGCCGTACCGAGTCGCACGAGTTGGATAAAAACCTGTGTACCATTAGTGTGCGTTCGTCTGATGGATTTACGTTCAATTTGGACGTTTCGCAGATCATCCACATACCGCGTAACGATGCGCCAAAAGTGATAGCCCGATTTGGTAACACCAAAAACCTGGTATCGCAGGTGCTTGAGCCCACTATTGCCAACTACTTCCGTAACTCGGCGCAAAAAAGTGGCGTTATCGAGTTTTTAACCAACCGTTCGCAAAGGCAGGAGGATGCCCGTGCCCAAATAAGCAAGGTATTGGCCGAGTATAACGTTGAAGGTGTAGATACGCTGATAGGTGACATTGTGCCACCCGAAGCGCTGATGAAGACCCTTACCGACCGTAAAATAGCCGAGCAGGAACGCGTTACCTACGAAATTCAGAAAAGCGCCCAAATTGAGCGTAAGGAATTTGAAAGTGCCAAAGCCGGTGCCGATATGCAGCCCGAGGTGGTAAAATCAACCCGCCAGGTTGAGATAAACACCCAAATGGCGGCCTCAAAAGTAGCTGCTGCTAAAGGTGATGCCGAATCGAGGGTGATCAATGCCAAGGCCGATGCCGAAAATAAAACGATTATTGCACGTGCCGATGCCGAAGCAAAAACCATTAATGCCAAGGCCGATGCCAACGCAACCGAAGTTAACGGTAATGCCGACGCGGGTAAAATTAAGGCCATAGGTTTGGCCGAAGCCGAGGTTACCAAACAAAAAACCGAAGCCATGGGTACCGAGCAATATGCCATTGTGCGTGTAGCCGAGGCCCTTGCCAGCAACGGTATTAAACTGGTGCCCGAGATTTTGGTTAGCGGTAAAGATGGCGGCAGCAGCGGCATAATTGATGCCCTTATAGGCAACGAAATGCTTAAAAAGCTGCAACGCGAAGGTGAGGCTAAAAAAGTGGACATTAAGAAAAAGCCCGAAGAGCCTATTAATTAAAAGTTATCATTTCGACGAGGTACGAGGAGAAATCCTGTTCATAATGCAAAGTTCGTCACCTGCCTTTCGAACAAGATTTCTCCTCGCTATTGCTTCGTTCGAAATGACAATTCCACTAAAAAGAAAAAGCCACCCTTTCGGATGGCTTTTTCTTTTTTATCATGTAGCCCTTATATCGATAGTATCTCTACTATCTTTAAAAAGCCCGGGTTAATTTCTACGTTATGCTTGCAGGCGTGTTCAAACGGGGTGTAAGATATCTCGTTGTGTATGATGCCTATCATTTCGTTACGGTGGCCGTCTCTTAACGCTTCAACAGCGGCAACACCTACACGGCTGGCCAGTACCCTATCCATACAGGTTGGGCGGCCCCCGCGTTGTATGTGGCCCAGTATAGATACCCTTGTATCGTAGTTAGGGAATTTCTCTTTCACCTGGTGGCCTATCTCAAAAGCATTACCAGCCTCTTCGCCCTCGGCAACAATCACAATTTTTGATGATTTATCGCGGCGACCATTTTCAAGGCGCTCAAACAAAGCGTTAATATCACGGTTGGTTTCGGGTATCAATATGGCCTCGGCACCTGATGCAATACCGGTACGTAAAGCAATTAAACCCGAGTCGCGGCCCATTACTTCAACAATAAACAGCCTGTCGTGCGATTCGGCCGTGTCGCGTATCTTATCAACCGCGTTAATTACGGTATTAATGGCCGTATCGTAACCGATGGTAAAATCGGTACCTAAAAGGTCGTTATCAATTGTTCCGGGCAGGCCAACTACAGGTATATCGTATTCGCCACCAAAAATTCGCGCGCCGGTAAAAGTACCGTCGCCGCCAATGGCAACCAGTGCATCAACACCATGCTTTGTTAATTGGTCGTATGCCAGCCTGCGGCCCTCTTTAGTTTTAAACTGCTCGCTGCGGGCGGTTTTTAAGATGGTACCGCCACGTTGAATAATGTTGGCAACCGATTTTTGATCCATGCTGAAAAACTCACCATTTATCATCCCCTCGTAGCCCCTGCGTATACCGGTAACCTGTAAATTATAGTAAATAGCCGTGCGTACAACAGCCCTTATAGCGGCATTCATGCCCGGCGCATCGCCCCCTGAAGTATAAATTCCTATGTTTTTGATCTGCGTCATTGTAAAAAAAGGCGCTGTCGCTTTGTAAAATGTATAATCGACGGTTTACAGAAAATGCTTAATTGTGCCCAATTCTGTAAAGTTCGGCGAATTTACATTATTTTTTTTACCCCGCCTACTTTTTATACGCTGATATCCCACTATCCAGATAGGAAATAAAGGATTTTATGTCTGTAGCACCTATTGGCTCAACCAGCGTTTCGCCTTTTTGGTTAATAATAACATAGTAAGGCTGCGCGTTGGAGTTGTATTTTGATATTTCCCTATCAAGGTTATTATCGCCAATTGTAGTTATTTTTTTACCGGTAGTTGCCGATGTGTACTGCTCGGCTGCAGGCAGGTCGGTTTTATCGTCTATCACCAGCTGCAACATTACAAAATCATTTTGAAGCCGCTTAAACACCTCCGGATTGGGGAAAACATTTTGCTCCATCTGGCGGCAGTTAACGCAATTCCAACCGGTAAAATCAATCAGTATGGGTTTGTTAAGCTGTTTGGCTACTTCTATGGCCTGGTCGTAATCGTACCAATCGTCAATGCCTTTAACCTTGGGTAAGCTTTTAAAAAGCTCTTCGTATTTTTTAGTTTTAATTGTTGTTGTATTTACCGGGGCAGGTGCGGCTGGTGCGTTACCTCCTGATATGTCAAAATCCTGCGTGCTTAATGGTGGCAGTAATGCGCTGATAGATTTTAATGGCGCGCCCCAAAGGCCAGGTATCATGTAGATGGTAAAGGCAATTACGCCCGTTGCTATAAATGTGCGCGTTACCGATAGATGCGGCACATCGCTGTCATGCGAAAATTTGATCTTGCCAATAAGGTACAAACTCATTAGTATACCAATGGCTATCCATATAGATAATACCACCTCGCGGTCAATCAGGTTCCAATGGTAGGCCAGGTCAACATTCGATAAAAATTTAAGTGCGAAGGCTATTTCGATAAATCCTAACACCACTTTAACACTGTTTAACCACCCGCCCGATTTTGGCAGACTTTTTAACGCCGAGGGGAACGTAGCAAATATGGTAAATGGCAAGGCAATAGCCAACGAAAAGCCAAACATTACAACTGCCGGGGCAAGCCTGTCGCCTTTGGTAAAGGCACTTGAAAGCACACCACCAATAGCAGGGCCGGTACACGAAAACGACACCACCACCAATGTAGCTGCCATAAAAAATATACCTGCAAAACCGCCTTTATCTGAGTTTGCATCAAGCTTGTTTGCTAAAGAGCTGGGCAGTGTTATTTCGAACGCGCCTAAAAACGATGCCCCGAACACAACCAGCATTAGAAAGAAAAAGAAGTTGAAGTAGCCGTTGGTAGCCAGACCGTTTAAAGCCGCGGGGCCAAATATGATGGTAATAAGCAAGCCAAAAACCACATATATAAATATGATAGAAAAACCGTAAAGGCACGACTGCCAAATGGCATTGGCCCTGGTGCCGCCCCGTTTTGTAAAAAAGCTCACCGTTAATGGCAGCATAGGGTAAACACAGGGTAACAAAAACGCCGCAAAACCGCCTAAGAAACCGATAATAAATAATTGCCAAAGGCTTTTTTGACTATCGGTTGTATTAATACTTGTTTTACTTGCAGCCGCTTTGGCAACAGAATCTGCCTTTACTTTAGCCAGCGAATCAGCCTTTTTTTTGTTGGCGGCAATTTGCTGAGAGGCCGACGGCACATCCGTAAATTGCACATCGCCGGTAGATACGGTATCGGTAGTTTGCGCCTTTACCTGTTGTGGTGTAACGGCGGCAAGCGCTGCAATGGCTAAAACAAAAAATAGTGCGCGGCGTAATAGGCTGCGCATTGAGGCTGGTTTCATTTATTTACAATTATTTACCTAAGGGGATAGTAAACTCAACCTCGTCCGGGGGCAGGCATTTGGTATTGTTACAGGTCATAAACTCCAGCTTGCCGCTCACCGCGGTAGCATTGGACGATTTTATTTTAACCTTTTGCTGGAAAACAACCGAGTTTTCAAAGTAGCCTACGTTCATGCCAAAAACTTTTTCGTATTTAGTTATAGGGGTAGGCTCGGTTGGCTTGCCAACAATTGCATAGTCTTTTGATGGGGTAAAGGTAAAGCTGGTTTTAACCGGCCCGCCATCCTTTACATTTTGCGAGTATATATGCCAGTCTTTATCTATGGTTGCTTTTATCAATACAACGGCTTCGGTAGCGCTTACCTTTTTGGCAGCGTATGACCAGCGCACGTGCGATTCGACCTGGGCTTTTGCGCCCATTGTTATTACTAAAGCTACTATCGCTAAAAATACTTTCTTCATCTTATTTGTTTAAAAACTCTATTTCCTTTAAATTATATAGTTGTTGGCCAGCAGCTGTTGCTACTACTAACAAACCATTATCCTGTACATTTATTATGGTACCATCAAACTCTACTCCGTTCGACTTAAATCTGTGCCGTTCGTTTAACCAGTATAGTCGGCTTAAATATATATTCCTTACAAACGAAAACCTGCCAGCTTTAAGGTGCAGGTAGTACGCTTCAATATTATTGCAAATCTCTGATAATATATTTTTTAAATCATAATCCTTGTGCAATATCTGCTTTATTGATGTAGCATTTGCCGCGCTTTCCGGAAACTCGTCCTGGTTTACGTTAATACCGATGCCAATAACCGAGTTTTTTATCTGGCTGCCCTTTAAGATGTTCTCTATCAGCATCCCCCCGAGTTTTTTATCGCCGTAATAAATATCGTTGGGCCATTTTATCTTCAGTTTATCGCCCAATAATGGCTGTAAAGCATCAAAAACGCCCATACTTGCGATCCTTGTAACATCAAACTGCCCCTGCGCGTCTACAAAGCCGGGGTTTAATAATATGCTAAAAGTTAAGTTTTTTCCGGGTTGGGCATACCAAACATTTTGGTGCTGGCCCCGGCCCGCGAACTGCTCTTCTGCCATAATGACCGTACCTTCAGGTACTGGCTTGGAATTTGACAGTATATTTTTCAGGAAATTGTTGGTAGAGTCCACTTCTTTTAGTGTCACTAAATTTTGTCCAACAAATAATCCTGAAAATATGTTATTTTGCAACGTATAATATAATTTAACCTGAAATCGTTTCAAAACTAATTCTTTTTGATGGTAAAAAGCAAAGTGTTAAATGAATCTACCTACATTTCTGAACTGGCCATACATGGTATGCAGGAGAAAAAAGGTAATGATCTGGTAAGGCTTGATCTTCGTAATATTAATAGTTCGGTTGCTGATTACTTTGTAATTTGCCACGCCGATTCAGCCACACAAGTAAAAGCAATTGCTAATAGTGTTGAGGATGAAATTTATAAGGCCATAAAACAAGACCCATGGCGCAAAGAGGGGCTTGAGCATGGCGAATGGATACTGCTGGATTACATTGATGTGGTTATACACATCTTCAGAACAGACAAACGTGAGTTTTATGGAGTTGAAGACCTGTGGGGTGATGCTGAAATAAAAAGCTATAAAAGCGCTTAAGCGTAAAAAGCCCCTTTAAAATTTATTTATTGATTAGTGAGCTTATTTAAAAATGAAAGATAACGAGAATAGATCCGAAAGCCCAAAACCTTTACGGAAGATACCGAATAAAAAAATTACTCCAAAAGCACCCAAAAACGGTTTAATGTGGCTATATGCCATACTTATAATTGGCTTATTGGTAGTTCCTACCCTTTTTTCGGGCAATAGCGGCAAACCTATTACCTTCCAATATTTTAGCAATAACATGCTAAAGGCACATGATGTAGCCAAAATAGTGGTATACAAAAATGGCGACCTGGTGAGCGCCGATGTTTATATTAAAAAAGATAGCCTGGTTAAGCCAATTTATGCCGATGCGCCTAAACAGCAAAACAAGCTGAACATGCAGGCAGAAGGCCCGCAATATACTTTTACCGATGCCTCGTACGAAAGCCTTAAGCAATCTGTACAGGCGGCAGAAAAAGATATGCCCGATGCCGAAAAAACGCCTATACAGTACGAGCAGGGTAAAGAAAACCTGCTGAGCAACTGGCTGGTACAATGTGTAATTATGGCCGTGTTGCTGGTTGGCGTATGGATGTTTATTATGCGCCGCATGAGCGGTGGCAATGGCGGCGGCCCGGGCGGGCAGATATTTAACATAGGTAAATCAAAAGCTACCTTGTTTGATAAAGAAGCCCAGGTATCGGTTACGTTTAATGATGTTGCCGGTTTGGAAGAAGCCAAGCAAGAGGTGATGGAGATTGTAGATTTCCTTAAAAACCCCAAAAAATATACTAACCTGGGTGGCAAAATTCCTAAAGGCGCATTGCTTGTAGGGTCGCCGGGTACAGGTAAAACCTTATTGGCCAAAGCCGTTGCCGGCGAGGCACAGGTGCCTTTCTTCTCACTGTCGGGTTCCGACTTTGTGGAGATGTTTGTGGGTGTGGGTGCATCGCGTGTGCGCGATTTGTTCCGCCAGGCTAAAGACAAAGCGCCATGTATCATTTTTATTGATGAGATTGATGCTATTGGCCGCGCCCGTGGTAAAAACAATATGATGGGCGGTAACGACGAACGCGAAAACACCCTTAACCAATTACTGGTTGAGATGGATGGTTTCGGTACCGATTCGGGCATTATTATACTTGCTGCAACCAACCGCCCCGATGTATTAGACAGCGCCTTAATGCGCCCGGGGCGTTTTGACAGGCAAGTATCTATTGACAAACCCGACCTGATAGGCCGCGAGCAAATATTTAAAGTACACTTAAAGCCGATAAAATTAGCCGACGGTGTAGACCCAAAAAAACTATCGGCCCAAACCCCTGGTTTTGCCGGTGCCGAAATAGCCAACGTTTGTAATGAGGCTGCTTTGATAGCTGCCCGCCAAAACAAAGAGGCTGTTGATATGAAGGATTTCCAGGACGCGATTGACCGTGTTATTGGTGGCCTTGAAAAGAAAAACACGTTGATCTCTCCGGAAGAGAAACGTGTGGTTGCGTATCACGAAGCCGGGCATGCCATTGCAGGCTGGTTTTTAGAGCATACTGACCCATTGGTTAAGGTATCAATAGTGCCGCGTGGCGTTGCCGCGTTGGGTTATGCGCAGTATCTGCCAAACGAAAGGTTCCTGGTGGCCAAAGAGGAATTAATTGACGATATGACGCTTTCTATGGGCGGGCGTGTTGCCGAGGATATTGTATTTGGTAAAATTACAACCGGCGCATTAAGCGATCTGGAACGTATTACACGCCTTGCATATGGCATGGTGAAGATATACGGTATGAACGATAAGGTGGGTAACCTATCATTCTACGACCCGCAGGGCGAAAACCAGTTTGTAAAACCATACTCGGATGCTACTGCAGAACTTATTGATGCCGAGGTGCGTAATTTGATAGATTCGGTTTATTCGCGCACAAAGGAGTTGTTGAACAAACACCGTGAGGGTCTTGAGAACGTAGCCGCCAAATTATTGGAGAAAGAAGTGCTGTTTCAGTCGGATTTGGAAGAAATATTGGGTAAACGTCCATTTGAGCACCGTACCGCTTACGATAAATTTGTAAACGGCGAGCCTGCGCTGGTGCCTGATAATAACGCGATACCTGACAACCTGATCAACCCCGAATTATCAAGGATTGACAGCGCAACAGATACCGCTGCTAAAGACTAATGTTTAGCTAAAGCTTAAAGCCGGAAAGATCAATCAAAAGGGTCTTTTAGCTTTAAGCTTTTGCTTTAAGCTATACCATGAGGGATATTACCACATCAAAAGAAAAGCTTTTAAAAAAGGTGCGTAAGGCGCTTTTAGAGAAACGCGACAATCCCTATCCAAACCTGGAAGAACTGCCCATGTATCCGCCGATGGATGAGATGCTGGAAGTGGTTTTTGCCGAACAATTTACAGCAGTTAGCGGCCAGTTTGTTTTTTGCGAAGACGAAGTGCAGTTTGTTGAGAGCTTGCTTGAACTTGCCGAAGAACGTAAATGGCATAAAATATATTGCTGGGAACCCGCCCTGCAAGACTTGCTCAAAACCTACGAATATCCCTTTTTTGAGACCGATAAAGACTTTGACCAGGCCGAAGTAGGCTTTACCCTTTGCGAAGCCTTAATAGCGCGTAATGGCAGTATATTGCTTTCTAACGCTAATGCGGCAGGCCGTAGGTTAAGCATTTACCCGCCGGTGCACATTGTGCTGGCTTATACATCGCAGTTGGTGCCCGATCTTAAAGACGGCTTTAAACTGCTAAAGGATAAATATGGCCCACGTATGCCATCAATGATAAGCAACGTTACCGGACCAAGCCGCACCGCCGATATCGAAAAAACCCTGGTATTAGGCGCACACGGCCCAAAAGAACTTTTTGTTTTCTTACTGGACGGATAATTTGCTGCGGCAAGCTTAATCTGAGAAGCTGTTATAATAGCTTCAAATCTTCCAGCTCACATTCTTCTAATACCTGGCGCTGACTTAGCTTTTTATGGTCTGCCCATTTAATAAGGCGAATGTAACCACCTTCAATTTCTATCCCTGTAATATCACCATCATCAAAACAGCAGCAACCGCTGTTAAAATAGGTGTCCAGGTAACCATTAAAATCGGGTTGGGTATGGCCCTTTAAGTGCAACGCGGTGATCTTTTTCTCTATATCGGCTGCCTTTGCCGTGTCTTTCGCTTTTTTAGCGTTTTCAAGGCCGGTGTATAATATCTCCAACTGCGTTAACGACCGAAAGACGGGCTGGTGGGTGTGCCCGGTTATCAGCAGCATATTTTTTCGCTGGCTGCTCCACTCATACATCATACGGTTATGTTCTGTTTTTAACTGGTTATTGTAGGCCGGTGTATTAGGGTTAATACGCAAGTAGCCCTGCAACGGCCCCCAAATATCAGATACAAACCACTTACTAAACCAATTGCCATCGCTTTGCATATCGCCCTGGTGGCCATGTGTCATAAATATCTGCAGTTGCTTATCCTTTAGCTGGGTTTGCAAAACTACGCCTTCGTATATCCTTATAGCCTGCCCATATATCTGCATCAGGCTTACGGCCGCCAATGGGTCGTTGCCCCAGTACAGATCGTGGTTGCCAAAAATTTTCACAAAACGGTCATCATCAATAAACAGCTTCTCTTTTTCGAAAGTGCTTTTATTATGGCGCTTAACCGTTACAAACAAGTTTTCCCATAGCTCCTCGCTGTCGCCAAGGTTAATGTATGTAAAGCCCTCTTTATAATAATGATCGAGCGCGGCTAAATAGTTGCCTGCCGATTTAGCAAAAATATCTGCACCGTCCCGTGCACCTTTATGCTGGTCGGACAGGATGATGAACTTACCATCGGCCGCGTTAAAGGGGATAACCATGCCCTTTTTACCCAGCTTGGTGTTAATGCTTTTGTAAAGCGCGTTTAACGCCCTGTTTACACGCCCCTTGTTTGGCCTCGACGAATACTTGTCGGCCAGTTTTGATAGCGGTTTGTATAATAAGCGTTGTAAAAAATGGCGCATAGGTATGATAACAGGCGAAATAACTATTTGTTAAATTTTTTCAATACAATTGCTATTTGCTAAAAATATTAGCAATTTTGTGTTATGTCGCATGCAGATAACCCGGAATTTTTTAAGGGGAGAGGGGCCCAGGTAAATACCCATAACAAGTTTTTAAAAAGCAAATATGTACTTGAGCATATTGAAGGGCTTGACGAGCAGCTACTGGAAAACACCCATACCCAGCTTTTTGAAGAGAACCCAAAAAAGATAGTCAGCGAATCTAACAGCCCCGATCTTAGCCACATGCACTCTATTAACCCTTACCAGGGTTGCGAGCATGGCTGTATTTACTGCTACGCGCGTAACAGCCACGAGTACTACGGCTTTAGCGCCGGCCTTGATTTTGAACGGAAGATAATTGTTAAACGCAACGCGCCGCAACTGCTCGAAAAACATTTTAATAAAAAGGGATACGAACCTGTACCCATTGTGCTATCGGGCAATACGGATTGCTACCAGCCTATAGAGCGTAAATTAAAAATTACACGCGCCTTGCTGCAGGTGTTTTTAAAATACCGCCACCCGGTAAGCATCATCACAAAAAACAATGTGGTGCTGCGCGATATGGATATTTTAAGCGAAATGGCAGCCATGAAGTTGGCGCATGTAAATATCTCTATCACCTCGTTAAACGAGTCGTTAAGGCAAAAGCTGGAGCCGCGCACCGTTACCGGCATGAGCCGCCTGGCGGTTATTCAAAAACTTACAGAAAAGGGTATACCGGTAAGGGTAATGGTAGCGCCCATTATTCCCGGGTTAAATAGTAACGAGATACCCGACATTATTAAAGCGGCTGCCGACAGGGGCGCTGTATCGGCAGGGTTTACCATTGTGCGGCTTAACGGCAGTATTGCCGAAATATTTACCGACTGGATACACAAAGCGTATCCGGACAGGGCCGAAAAAGTGTTGAACATGATAAAGGCATGCCACAACGGCAACCTTAACGATAGTGACTTTGGCCGCCGAATGAGCGGCGATGGTCATGTGGCCAACTCCATACACCAATTATACCGCATGGCATGCGTTCGTTTCCTGGCGGGCCGCGAAATGCCGCCGTATGACCTTAGCTTATTTATGCCCCGTGACGGAAAACAGACGAGTATGTTTTAACTCACATCCTCAATCTTAAAGAAACCGACCTGCCCAGTGCCTGTATCAATTCAGGGTCGAAGGTTTGCAGGCCGTCTTTTTGCACCCATTTGGTTTTATCCTTCACTAATTGCAGCTTTTCGCCGTTAAGTAATAGGTCGAGTTCGGTAGTATTTTGGTTAATTAAGTTACTATTAACTATTTGGTAAACATAGTCTTTATCATCAAATGTTATTCGCAGTGGCAGTCCCATTAGTCTTCATCCTCCTGTTGTAAAGGTAAGCTCTAAACGCCAACAGGCCATTTTTATTTGAAAAAATTATAAAAAGCCAGTCGTTGCCTTTATAAATACCTCATCGCTATCTCTGGCATTTTCACGTGCTTAGGCACCTTTTTTACACGCATTGTAACATTTTGGTTATATCCTCCGTCTTGTGCTCCTATAATGGCCATTAAATAATCACAATTAACACACAAGCGGTTAGTTAGCAACTACTTGTGTTAAATTTTTTAATTAAATCAATAAGAATGAAAATACATTTATCTCTAAAATCGCTCATACTTGCGGTTGTTATTGTAGCAAGCGCACTTGCTTGCTGGGAACTACACCTGCGCAATCAGGGCATTGCGCCCGACTTTGACGACAGCCCGGAATTATGGGCCAATTCGCGCGCCATGGTTTACGAACCATCTGATAAAGCCACCGTTTTTATCGGCTCATCGCGAATTAAGTATGATTTGGATATCCCTACCTGGGAAAACTCCGCCCACACTCACGCTATTCAGTTAGCCATGGTGGGTTCGTCGCCACGTACTATTCTTAGCGACCTTGCAAACGACCCTAACTTTAAAGGGAAACTTGTTGTAGACGTAACAGAGGTGCTGTTTTTTAACGATGCTCCTTACGTTTTGGCATCACCTGGCGAAGGTATAAGCTATTACAAGAAACGCACACCAGCACAAAAGGCAAACTTTGTATTTGATAAATACCTTGAAGCCAACCTGGCCATGCTGAATAAAGACTTTTATTCGTTAAATGGCTTACTTAACCACACCGGCGTACCCAACCGCACGGGTGTTTATGCAGGACTGGATTTTCCGGTAGGCTTTGGCCAAACGCTATATAACAGGCAAACTAAAATGACGCCCGCCTTTTTAGCCGACACCAATCGCATTAACCAGGTGCGGGGCATATGGGGCTGCGTTGCTAAAATGAGTAAGGAACCGCCTGTAAGCGGTAAAGCATTGGATGCCATTTTTGCATCAGTTAAACATGATGTAGACAAAATAAAAGCAAGGGGCGGCGATGTTGTTTTTTTACGCACGCCATCAAGCGGCCCGTTTTTTATGGGCGAAAATATGGGCTATCCTCGGGCTAAATATTGGGACAGGTTAATTGCTGTAACCGGCTGCAAAG is drawn from Inquilinus sp. KBS0705 and contains these coding sequences:
- a CDS encoding flotillin family protein, yielding MSQSILIQFWWVFPLIAAVLLYKFVLRVFFGMIIVPDDRIGLVVKKFTLYGDKRLPDGRIIAINGEAGMQAKPLAPGLYWGMWPWQYAITMGQFTVVEQDKLGLVKAKDGAPMDTGRVLGKPVDCDKFQDSQAFLENNGQKGPQAAFLTPGSYRINTFLFEIVMVPITSIHENKVGIVTTLDGEPLEKGEIAGGSVAGHRNYQDPMAFIKAGGKKGLQEDVILAGTYYLNPWFAIVEQVEMVHIHIGYVGVVNSFVGPEGKDTSGVGFTHGNIVKKGDKGVWDEPLDPGKHPVNIYTHTVEIVPTTNIVLNWANSRTESHELDKNLCTISVRSSDGFTFNLDVSQIIHIPRNDAPKVIARFGNTKNLVSQVLEPTIANYFRNSAQKSGVIEFLTNRSQRQEDARAQISKVLAEYNVEGVDTLIGDIVPPEALMKTLTDRKIAEQERVTYEIQKSAQIERKEFESAKAGADMQPEVVKSTRQVEINTQMAASKVAAAKGDAESRVINAKADAENKTIIARADAEAKTINAKADANATEVNGNADAGKIKAIGLAEAEVTKQKTEAMGTEQYAIVRVAEALASNGIKLVPEILVSGKDGGSSGIIDALIGNEMLKKLQREGEAKKVDIKKKPEEPIN
- the pfkA gene encoding 6-phosphofructokinase, encoding MTQIKNIGIYTSGGDAPGMNAAIRAVVRTAIYYNLQVTGIRRGYEGMINGEFFSMDQKSVANIIQRGGTILKTARSEQFKTKEGRRLAYDQLTKHGVDALVAIGGDGTFTGARIFGGEYDIPVVGLPGTIDNDLLGTDFTIGYDTAINTVINAVDKIRDTAESHDRLFIVEVMGRDSGLIALRTGIASGAEAILIPETNRDINALFERLENGRRDKSSKIVIVAEGEEAGNAFEIGHQVKEKFPNYDTRVSILGHIQRGGRPTCMDRVLASRVGVAAVEALRDGHRNEMIGIIHNEISYTPFEHACKHNVEINPGFLKIVEILSI
- a CDS encoding DUF255 domain-containing protein; protein product: MRSLLRRALFFVLAIAALAAVTPQQVKAQTTDTVSTGDVQFTDVPSASQQIAANKKKADSLAKVKADSVAKAAASKTSINTTDSQKSLWQLFIIGFLGGFAAFLLPCVYPMLPLTVSFFTKRGGTRANAIWQSCLYGFSIIFIYVVFGLLITIIFGPAALNGLATNGYFNFFFFLMLVVFGASFLGAFEITLPSSLANKLDANSDKGGFAGIFFMAATLVVVSFSCTGPAIGGVLSSAFTKGDRLAPAVVMFGFSLAIALPFTIFATFPSALKSLPKSGGWLNSVKVVLGFIEIAFALKFLSNVDLAYHWNLIDREVVLSIWIAIGILMSLYLIGKIKFSHDSDVPHLSVTRTFIATGVIAFTIYMIPGLWGAPLKSISALLPPLSTQDFDISGGNAPAAPAPVNTTTIKTKKYEELFKSLPKVKGIDDWYDYDQAIEVAKQLNKPILIDFTGWNCVNCRQMEQNVFPNPEVFKRLQNDFVMLQLVIDDKTDLPAAEQYTSATTGKKITTIGDNNLDREISKYNSNAQPYYVIINQKGETLVEPIGATDIKSFISYLDSGISAYKK
- a CDS encoding sugar transporter, with amino-acid sequence MKKVFLAIVALVITMGAKAQVESHVRWSYAAKKVSATEAVVLIKATIDKDWHIYSQNVKDGGPVKTSFTFTPSKDYAIVGKPTEPTPITKYEKVFGMNVGYFENSVVFQQKVKIKSSNATAVSGKLEFMTCNNTKCLPPDEVEFTIPLGK
- a CDS encoding biotin--[acetyl-CoA-carboxylase] ligase, which encodes MQNNIFSGLFVGQNLVTLKEVDSTNNFLKNILSNSKPVPEGTVIMAEEQFAGRGQHQNVWYAQPGKNLTFSILLNPGFVDAQGQFDVTRIASMGVFDALQPLLGDKLKIKWPNDIYYGDKKLGGMLIENILKGSQIKNSVIGIGINVNQDEFPESAANATSIKQILHKDYDLKNILSEICNNIEAYYLHLKAGRFSFVRNIYLSRLYWLNERHRFKSNGVEFDGTIINVQDNGLLVVATAAGQQLYNLKEIEFLNK
- the rsfS gene encoding ribosome silencing factor, which encodes MVKSKVLNESTYISELAIHGMQEKKGNDLVRLDLRNINSSVADYFVICHADSATQVKAIANSVEDEIYKAIKQDPWRKEGLEHGEWILLDYIDVVIHIFRTDKREFYGVEDLWGDAEIKSYKSA